From Salarias fasciatus chromosome 12, fSalaFa1.1, whole genome shotgun sequence, the proteins below share one genomic window:
- the sgsm1a gene encoding small G protein signaling modulator 1 isoform X2, giving the protein MAAIMTEAETRQRLLRTVKKEVKQIMEEAVTRKFVHEDSSHIVSFCAAVEACVLHGLKRRAAGFLRSNKIAALFMKVGKSFAPAEELCRKAQELEQIIETKRSQSLQSQDSLRKMPRLPILTSPGVKNLWIRTALFEKVLDKIVLYLVENSSKYYEKEAVLMDPVDGPILASLLVGPCALEYTKMKTADHFWTDPSADELVQRHRIHSAHCRLDSPTKRPALCIQKRHSSSSMDERPSPSSSAREYVESLHQNNRATLLFGKNNVLVQPRDDMEAIPGYLSLHQTADLMTLKWTPNQLMNGSVGDLDYERSVYWDYAMTIPLEEIVYLHCHQQVDSGGTVVLVSQDGIQRPPLRFPKGGHLLQFLSCLENGLLPHGQLDPPLWSQRGKGKVFPKLRKRVPQGSGSSDSVSDKEEDEATDYVFRILFPNSQSEFVTPPDLMDQGATMWHTTLRKSSCSSCSQGSFSDGAPPKGCNHERTPLKMLCDNMKNQIISRAFYGWLAYCRHLSTVRTHLSALVNHTIVAPDVPCDAYKGLTTDVWQTFLQDCTTYKEPELLRLVYFGGVDPSLRKEVWPFLLGHYQFGMSEAERKQVDDQVRLHYQQTMHEWLSCEEIVRQREKEQHAAALAKCSSVASMDGPGQKMTHHDSTVSNESQSSQSSDRQSLVRLQSDSSSSTQVFESVEEVDQIETEPKTEEAKQAPKLQNGAVQNGTSSPDSGHPSSRNFSVTSGLSDGSFSTEDSAAAEAAPRSAAVLQASGKPAGGESDDLTEDTEKPLKGEEKEGAGENAANVAKTAGSPTAEVADDGKDIKEAEVAPGAQERAAESESIHTEKIKSEDKNLDTIMKEDKSVESSEAGTDVSGEDTIAAAELSEPSLKKEIGNEEASKLVEKSMDEMKRLHHSEKSLEVLLRERRDELFKDPDTHEGTNVPAPSAETGETCCVSQKDEVQVLTESDESPSAIEMEEIPKAKVSMVPLSRKEHCEASSSSEESGPRAERRQEEEEQRGKLSPGATEENQAGSLYPPLDSPASSESRKNKVASEESTGSAFTQECLDSYTLNLHRIEKDVQRCDRNYWYFTPANLEKLRNVMCSYIWRHLDIGYVQGMCDLLAPLLVILDDEAMAFSCFTELMKRMNQNFPHGGAMDTHFANMRSLIQILDSEMFELMHQNGDYTHFYFCYRWFLLDFKRELVYDDVFAVWETIWAAKYASSSHFVLFIALSLVEMYRDIILENNMDFTDIIKFFNEMAEHHNIKQILSLARDLVCKVQMLIENK; this is encoded by the exons CTGCCGTGGAGGCATGTGTTCTGCACGGATtgaagcggcgagcggcgggctTCCTGCGTAGCAACAAGATAGCGGCGCTCTTCATGAAGGTGGGGAAGAGCTTCGCCCCGGCCGAGGAGCTGTGCAGGAAGGcccaggagctggagcagatcaTAGAGACCAA GCGCAGCCAAAGCCTGCAAAGTCAAGACAGCCTTCGCAAGATGCCCCGGCTGCCCATCCTCACGTCCCCGGGAGTGAAGAACCTCTGGATCAGGACGGCTCTGTTTGAGAAGGTTCTGGACAAGATCGTCCTCTACCTAGTGGAGAACAGCAG TAAATACTACGAGAAAGAAGCAGTTCTTATGGACCCGGTGGACGGGCCTATCCTTGCATCTTTATTAG TTGGACCTTGCGCTCTGGAGTACACCAAGATGAAGACGGCGGACCACTTTTGGACGGACCCGTCGGCAGATGAGTTGGTGCAGAGGCACCGCATCCACAGTGCCCACTGCAGGCTGGATTCTCCCACCAAACGGCCGGCGCTGTGT ATCCAGAAGCGgcactccagcagcagcatggatGAACGGCCGTCTCCCTCGTCATCCGCCCGCGAATATGTGGAGTCGCTTCACCAAAACAACAGGGCAACGCTTCTGTTTGGAAAGAACAATGTGCTCGTACAACCG AGGGACGACATGGAGGCTATTCCGGGCTACCTCTCTCTGCACCAGACCGCCGACCTCATGACGCTGAAGTGGACCCCCAATCAGCTCATGAACGGCTCGGTCGGAGACCTGGACTATGAACGCAG TGTGTATTGGGACTATGCCATGACAATCCCTCTCGAGGAGATAGTTTATTTGCACTGTCATCAGCAAG TGGACAGTGGGGGTACAGTGGTGCTTGTCAGTCAGGATGGGATCCAAAGGCCTCCGCTCCGCTTTCCCAAAGGAGGCCATCTGCTCCAGTTCCTCTCCTGCCTGGAGAATGGCCTTCTTCCTCACGGCCAGCTGGATCCTCCGCTCTGGTCTCAGAGGGGAAAG GGCAAAGTGTTTCCTAAGCTGCGGAAGAGGGTTCCTCAGGGATCTGGCTCCTCAGACTCGGTCTCGGAtaaggaggaggacgaggccaCAGACTATGTCTTCCGCATCCTCTTCCCAAACAGCCAGTCAGAGTTTG TGACTCCTCCAGATCTGATGGATCAGGGAGCTACCATGTGGCATACCACTCTCAGGAAGTCGTCgtgttcctcctgctctcagGGGAGCTTCTCCGATGGTGCACCTCCAAAAGGATGCAACCATGAGAG aactcCTCTGAAGATGCTGTGTGACAACATGAAGAATCAGATCATCTCAAGGGCGTTTTATGGCT GGTTGGCGTACTGCCGTCACCTGTCGACCGTGCGCACACACCTCTCGGCTCTCGTCAATCACACCATTGTGGCGCCCGACGTGCCCTGCGACGCCTACAAAGGGCTCACCACCGACGTGTGGCAGACGTTCCTACAAGACTGCACT ACCTATAAAGAGCCGGAGCTTCTGCGGCTGGTGTATTTCGGCGGCGTGGACCCCTCCCTGCGTAAAGAAGTCTGGCCCTTCCTGTTGGGTCATTACCAGTTCGGAATGTCAGAGGCTGAGAGGAAAcag GTGGACGATCAGGTCCGGCTGCACTACCAGCAAACCATGCACGAGTggctcagctgtgaggagaTTGTCCGCCAGCGCGAGAAAGAGCAGCACGCCGCGGCTTTGGCGAAGTGCTCGTCTGTGGCGAGCATGGACGGCCCCGGTCAGAAGATGACCCATCACGATTCCACTGTGAGCAATGAG TCTCAGTCCTCCCAGAGCTCAGACAGGCAGAGTCTGGTTCGCCTGCAGAGtgattccagcagcagcacacag GTGTTTGAGTCTGTAGAGGAGGTGGACCAGATTGAGACTGAGCCGAAGACCGAGGAGGCCAAACAGGCCCCGAAGCTGCAGAACGGAGCCGTGCAGAACGGGACCAGCTCTCCCGACTCCGGACATCCTTCCTCGCGCAACTTCTCCGTCACCTCGGGCCTGTCGGACGGCTCCTTCAGCACAGAGGACAGCGCCGCTGCCGAGGCAGCCCCGAGATCTGCCGCCGTCCTTCAGGCATCAGGGAAACCTGCGGGTGGAGAGAGCGATGATCTGACAGAGGACACGGAGAAGCCGTTGAAAggtgaagagaaagaaggagcGGGGGAGAACGCAGCTAATGTGGCCAAGACTGCAGGAAGCCCGACCGCAGAGGTGGCAGACGACGGCAAGGACATAAAAGAGGCAGAAGTGGCGCCTGGAGCACAGGAACGTGCTGCAGAGTCAGAATCTATTCACACTGAGAAGATCAAGTCTGAAGATAAAAATCTGGATACCATTATGAAAGAAGATAAATCTGTGGAATCGTCAGAAGCAGGGACAGATGTGTCTGGTGAGGATACAATCGCAGCAGCAGAACTCAGTGAGCCAAGTCTTAAGAAAGAAATTGGTAATGAGGAAGCTTCAAAGCTTGTAGAAAAAAGCATGGATGAGATGAAAAGACTGCATCATTCAGAGAAAAGTCTGGAGGTTTTAttgagagagaggagggacgAATTATTCAAAGATCCTGACACTCATGAAGGGACAAACGTCCCTGCTCCCTCGGCAGAAACTGGAGAAACCTGCTGCGTCTCTCAGAAAGACGAGGTGCAGGTCCTGACCGAGTCGGACGAGTCTCCCTCCGCCATAGAGATGGAGGAGATCCCCAAAGCCAAAGTTTCCATGGTGCCTTTAAGCAGGAAGGAGCACTGCGAAGCCTCGTCTTCCTCGGAGGAGTCGGGCCCTCGTGCTGAgcgcagacaggaggaggaggagcagcggggaaAGCTCAGTCCTGGGGCCACCGAGGAGAACCAGGCGGGGAGTCTTTATCCTCCCCTTGACTCCCCGGCTTCATCTGAAAGCAGAAAGAACAAGGTGGCCTCTGAAGAATCGACTGGGAGTGCTTTCACT CAAGAATGCTTGGACTCGTATACATTAAACCTGCATCGGATTGAGAAGGACGTCCAGCGATGTGACAGAAACTACTGGTACTTCACTCCCGCAAACTTGGAGAAACTGCGCAACGTAATGTGCAG CTATATCTGGAGGCATCTTGACATCGGCTACGTACAGGGAATGTGTGACCTGCTGGCTCCGCTCCTAGTTATTCTAGATGACG AGGCGATGgctttcagctgcttcactgaaCTCATGAAGAGAATGAATCAAAACTTTCCACACGGAGGAGCTATGGATACTCACTTTGCAAACATGCGCTCTCTAATCCAG ATTCTGGACTCTGAGATGTTCGAGCTCATGCACCAGAATGGAGACTACACCCACTTCTACTTCTGCTACCGCTGGTTTCTTCTTGACTTCAAGCGAG AGTTGGTGTACGATGACGTGTTTGCGGTCTGGGAAACCATCTGGGCGGCCAAGTACGCCTCCTCCAGCCACTTCGTCCTGTTCATCGCCCTGTCGCTGGTGGAGATGTACAGGGACATCATCCTGGAGAACAACATGGACTTCACAGACATCATCAAGTTCTTTAATG aaATGGCCGAGCACCACAACATCAAGCAGATTCTATCCCTGGCCAGAGATCTGGTGTGCAAGGTGCAGATGCTGATAGAGAACAAGTGA
- the sgsm1a gene encoding small G protein signaling modulator 1 isoform X1 — MAAIMTEAETRQRLLRTVKKEVKQIMEEAVTRKFVHEDSSHIVSFCAAVEACVLHGLKRRAAGFLRSNKIAALFMKVGKSFAPAEELCRKAQELEQIIETKRSQSLQSQDSLRKMPRLPILTSPGVKNLWIRTALFEKVLDKIVLYLVENSSKYYEKEAVLMDPVDGPILASLLVGPCALEYTKMKTADHFWTDPSADELVQRHRIHSAHCRLDSPTKRPALCIQKRHSSSSMDERPSPSSSAREYVESLHQNNRATLLFGKNNVLVQPRDDMEAIPGYLSLHQTADLMTLKWTPNQLMNGSVGDLDYERSVYWDYAMTIPLEEIVYLHCHQQVDSGGTVVLVSQDGIQRPPLRFPKGGHLLQFLSCLENGLLPHGQLDPPLWSQRGKGKVFPKLRKRVPQGSGSSDSVSDKEEDEATDYVFRILFPNSQSEFVTPPDLMDQGATMWHTTLRKSSCSSCSQGSFSDGAPPKGCNHERTPLKMLCDNMKNQIISRAFYGWLAYCRHLSTVRTHLSALVNHTIVAPDVPCDAYKGLTTDVWQTFLQDCTTYKEPELLRLVYFGGVDPSLRKEVWPFLLGHYQFGMSEAERKQVDDQVRLHYQQTMHEWLSCEEIVRQREKEQHAAALAKCSSVASMDGPGQKMTHHDSTVSNESQSSQSSDRQSLVRLQSDSSSSTQFFTSSHPFPWSSLLPFGLFFQVFESVEEVDQIETEPKTEEAKQAPKLQNGAVQNGTSSPDSGHPSSRNFSVTSGLSDGSFSTEDSAAAEAAPRSAAVLQASGKPAGGESDDLTEDTEKPLKGEEKEGAGENAANVAKTAGSPTAEVADDGKDIKEAEVAPGAQERAAESESIHTEKIKSEDKNLDTIMKEDKSVESSEAGTDVSGEDTIAAAELSEPSLKKEIGNEEASKLVEKSMDEMKRLHHSEKSLEVLLRERRDELFKDPDTHEGTNVPAPSAETGETCCVSQKDEVQVLTESDESPSAIEMEEIPKAKVSMVPLSRKEHCEASSSSEESGPRAERRQEEEEQRGKLSPGATEENQAGSLYPPLDSPASSESRKNKVASEESTGSAFTQECLDSYTLNLHRIEKDVQRCDRNYWYFTPANLEKLRNVMCSYIWRHLDIGYVQGMCDLLAPLLVILDDEAMAFSCFTELMKRMNQNFPHGGAMDTHFANMRSLIQILDSEMFELMHQNGDYTHFYFCYRWFLLDFKRELVYDDVFAVWETIWAAKYASSSHFVLFIALSLVEMYRDIILENNMDFTDIIKFFNEMAEHHNIKQILSLARDLVCKVQMLIENK; from the exons CTGCCGTGGAGGCATGTGTTCTGCACGGATtgaagcggcgagcggcgggctTCCTGCGTAGCAACAAGATAGCGGCGCTCTTCATGAAGGTGGGGAAGAGCTTCGCCCCGGCCGAGGAGCTGTGCAGGAAGGcccaggagctggagcagatcaTAGAGACCAA GCGCAGCCAAAGCCTGCAAAGTCAAGACAGCCTTCGCAAGATGCCCCGGCTGCCCATCCTCACGTCCCCGGGAGTGAAGAACCTCTGGATCAGGACGGCTCTGTTTGAGAAGGTTCTGGACAAGATCGTCCTCTACCTAGTGGAGAACAGCAG TAAATACTACGAGAAAGAAGCAGTTCTTATGGACCCGGTGGACGGGCCTATCCTTGCATCTTTATTAG TTGGACCTTGCGCTCTGGAGTACACCAAGATGAAGACGGCGGACCACTTTTGGACGGACCCGTCGGCAGATGAGTTGGTGCAGAGGCACCGCATCCACAGTGCCCACTGCAGGCTGGATTCTCCCACCAAACGGCCGGCGCTGTGT ATCCAGAAGCGgcactccagcagcagcatggatGAACGGCCGTCTCCCTCGTCATCCGCCCGCGAATATGTGGAGTCGCTTCACCAAAACAACAGGGCAACGCTTCTGTTTGGAAAGAACAATGTGCTCGTACAACCG AGGGACGACATGGAGGCTATTCCGGGCTACCTCTCTCTGCACCAGACCGCCGACCTCATGACGCTGAAGTGGACCCCCAATCAGCTCATGAACGGCTCGGTCGGAGACCTGGACTATGAACGCAG TGTGTATTGGGACTATGCCATGACAATCCCTCTCGAGGAGATAGTTTATTTGCACTGTCATCAGCAAG TGGACAGTGGGGGTACAGTGGTGCTTGTCAGTCAGGATGGGATCCAAAGGCCTCCGCTCCGCTTTCCCAAAGGAGGCCATCTGCTCCAGTTCCTCTCCTGCCTGGAGAATGGCCTTCTTCCTCACGGCCAGCTGGATCCTCCGCTCTGGTCTCAGAGGGGAAAG GGCAAAGTGTTTCCTAAGCTGCGGAAGAGGGTTCCTCAGGGATCTGGCTCCTCAGACTCGGTCTCGGAtaaggaggaggacgaggccaCAGACTATGTCTTCCGCATCCTCTTCCCAAACAGCCAGTCAGAGTTTG TGACTCCTCCAGATCTGATGGATCAGGGAGCTACCATGTGGCATACCACTCTCAGGAAGTCGTCgtgttcctcctgctctcagGGGAGCTTCTCCGATGGTGCACCTCCAAAAGGATGCAACCATGAGAG aactcCTCTGAAGATGCTGTGTGACAACATGAAGAATCAGATCATCTCAAGGGCGTTTTATGGCT GGTTGGCGTACTGCCGTCACCTGTCGACCGTGCGCACACACCTCTCGGCTCTCGTCAATCACACCATTGTGGCGCCCGACGTGCCCTGCGACGCCTACAAAGGGCTCACCACCGACGTGTGGCAGACGTTCCTACAAGACTGCACT ACCTATAAAGAGCCGGAGCTTCTGCGGCTGGTGTATTTCGGCGGCGTGGACCCCTCCCTGCGTAAAGAAGTCTGGCCCTTCCTGTTGGGTCATTACCAGTTCGGAATGTCAGAGGCTGAGAGGAAAcag GTGGACGATCAGGTCCGGCTGCACTACCAGCAAACCATGCACGAGTggctcagctgtgaggagaTTGTCCGCCAGCGCGAGAAAGAGCAGCACGCCGCGGCTTTGGCGAAGTGCTCGTCTGTGGCGAGCATGGACGGCCCCGGTCAGAAGATGACCCATCACGATTCCACTGTGAGCAATGAG TCTCAGTCCTCCCAGAGCTCAGACAGGCAGAGTCTGGTTCGCCTGCAGAGtgattccagcagcagcacacag TTCTTCACGTCCTCCCATCCCTTCCCCTGGAGTAGTCTGCTTCCCTTTGGCTTGTTCTTTCAGGTGTTTGAGTCTGTAGAGGAGGTGGACCAGATTGAGACTGAGCCGAAGACCGAGGAGGCCAAACAGGCCCCGAAGCTGCAGAACGGAGCCGTGCAGAACGGGACCAGCTCTCCCGACTCCGGACATCCTTCCTCGCGCAACTTCTCCGTCACCTCGGGCCTGTCGGACGGCTCCTTCAGCACAGAGGACAGCGCCGCTGCCGAGGCAGCCCCGAGATCTGCCGCCGTCCTTCAGGCATCAGGGAAACCTGCGGGTGGAGAGAGCGATGATCTGACAGAGGACACGGAGAAGCCGTTGAAAggtgaagagaaagaaggagcGGGGGAGAACGCAGCTAATGTGGCCAAGACTGCAGGAAGCCCGACCGCAGAGGTGGCAGACGACGGCAAGGACATAAAAGAGGCAGAAGTGGCGCCTGGAGCACAGGAACGTGCTGCAGAGTCAGAATCTATTCACACTGAGAAGATCAAGTCTGAAGATAAAAATCTGGATACCATTATGAAAGAAGATAAATCTGTGGAATCGTCAGAAGCAGGGACAGATGTGTCTGGTGAGGATACAATCGCAGCAGCAGAACTCAGTGAGCCAAGTCTTAAGAAAGAAATTGGTAATGAGGAAGCTTCAAAGCTTGTAGAAAAAAGCATGGATGAGATGAAAAGACTGCATCATTCAGAGAAAAGTCTGGAGGTTTTAttgagagagaggagggacgAATTATTCAAAGATCCTGACACTCATGAAGGGACAAACGTCCCTGCTCCCTCGGCAGAAACTGGAGAAACCTGCTGCGTCTCTCAGAAAGACGAGGTGCAGGTCCTGACCGAGTCGGACGAGTCTCCCTCCGCCATAGAGATGGAGGAGATCCCCAAAGCCAAAGTTTCCATGGTGCCTTTAAGCAGGAAGGAGCACTGCGAAGCCTCGTCTTCCTCGGAGGAGTCGGGCCCTCGTGCTGAgcgcagacaggaggaggaggagcagcggggaaAGCTCAGTCCTGGGGCCACCGAGGAGAACCAGGCGGGGAGTCTTTATCCTCCCCTTGACTCCCCGGCTTCATCTGAAAGCAGAAAGAACAAGGTGGCCTCTGAAGAATCGACTGGGAGTGCTTTCACT CAAGAATGCTTGGACTCGTATACATTAAACCTGCATCGGATTGAGAAGGACGTCCAGCGATGTGACAGAAACTACTGGTACTTCACTCCCGCAAACTTGGAGAAACTGCGCAACGTAATGTGCAG CTATATCTGGAGGCATCTTGACATCGGCTACGTACAGGGAATGTGTGACCTGCTGGCTCCGCTCCTAGTTATTCTAGATGACG AGGCGATGgctttcagctgcttcactgaaCTCATGAAGAGAATGAATCAAAACTTTCCACACGGAGGAGCTATGGATACTCACTTTGCAAACATGCGCTCTCTAATCCAG ATTCTGGACTCTGAGATGTTCGAGCTCATGCACCAGAATGGAGACTACACCCACTTCTACTTCTGCTACCGCTGGTTTCTTCTTGACTTCAAGCGAG AGTTGGTGTACGATGACGTGTTTGCGGTCTGGGAAACCATCTGGGCGGCCAAGTACGCCTCCTCCAGCCACTTCGTCCTGTTCATCGCCCTGTCGCTGGTGGAGATGTACAGGGACATCATCCTGGAGAACAACATGGACTTCACAGACATCATCAAGTTCTTTAATG aaATGGCCGAGCACCACAACATCAAGCAGATTCTATCCCTGGCCAGAGATCTGGTGTGCAAGGTGCAGATGCTGATAGAGAACAAGTGA
- the gatc gene encoding glutamyl-tRNA(Gln) amidotransferase subunit C, mitochondrial, whose product MSVFSFTISRTCPGVSQKIARPSLKLLTGDGLPATDRRKCCLQSSSTTPRRLFSSPPHNPKVPQVPTWEPVPEDQLPPPTQVPADLVDKLERLALVDFRTKQGLDCLEKAIRFADQLHVVDTTEVEPMDSVLEDRALYLRNDAVMEGDCAEKLLQLSKNTVEEYFVAPPGNIPLPKREERTAILKHSEF is encoded by the exons ATGTCGGTGTTTAGCTTTACTATCTCACGCACATGTCCTGGCGTGTCACAGAAAATAGCTCGACCTTCCCTCAAGCTGCTAACAGGCGATGGACTTCCTGCAACAGACAGAAGAAAATGCTGCCTGcaaagcagcagcacaacaccgAGGCGTCTGTTCAGCTCTCCACCTCATAACCCCAAG GTACCACAGGTTCCAACGTGGGAGCCAGTGCCTGAAGACCAGCTGCCGCCG CCCACGCAAGTCCCTGCTGACCTGGTGGACAAACTGGAGAGACTGGCCTTGGTCGATTTCCGCACCAAACAGGGGCTGGACTGTCTGGAGAAAGCCATCCGATTTGCAGATCAGCTTCACGTTGTGGACACGACAGAAGTCGAACCAATGGACTCAGTTTTGGAGGACCG GGCTTTATACCTGAGGAACGACGCAGTGATGGAGGGAGACTGTGCAGAAAAACTCCTTCAGCTCTCAAAAAACACAGTCGAAGAATATTTTGTGGCGCCACCAG GAAATATTCCTCTACCGAAGAGGGAGGAGCGAACTGCCATCCTGAAGCACTCAGAGTTTTGA
- the isg15 gene encoding ubiquitin-like protein ISG15, with translation MELIIKMLNGTTRSLTVNPQDTVSSLKQLIHQALNISPMSQRLVFENGHRTTLGDGNKRLCDYGLQSGSQVSLLVVQPTTIQVFLKNERGQTTTYDIRPDETVTGFKAKVQAREGVQASQQRLIHEGKEMQDGRLLADYNVQEHSTIYLTFRLRGG, from the coding sequence ATGGAATTGATCATTAAAATGCTGAACGGGACGACGCGCAGCCTGACAGTCAATCCTCAGGACACTGTCAGCTCCCTGAAACAACTCATCCATCAAGCTCTGAACATCTCCCCGATGAGCCAGAGGCTGGTCTTTGAAAACGGCCACAGAACGACCCTCGGCGACGGCAACAAGCGGCTGTGTGACTACGGCCTGCAGTCCGGCTCCCAGGTGTCTCTGCTGGTCGTCCAGCCCACCACCATCCAGGTGTTCCTCAAAAACGAGAGGGGCCAAACGACCACCTACGATATCCGCCCCGACGAGACCGTGACCGGTTTCAAGGCCAAGGTGCAAGCCCGGGAGGGAGTCCAGGCGAGCCAGCAGAGGCTGATCCATGAGGGGAAGGAGATGCAGGACGGGAGACTGCTGGCAGACTACAACGTCCAGGAGCACAGCACCATCTACCTGACCTTCCGCCTGAGGGGAGGCTGA
- the pxmp2 gene encoding peroxisomal membrane protein 2: MPVASVPVRDVSVHTRLLQQYLHLLKKYPILTKSVTSGILSALGNLLSQVLERRKKARNGSTVGEIDAAGATRYAIYGLFITGPVSHVFYQLMEVWMPTTDPYCIIKRLLLDRLFFAPGFLLLFYFVMNILEAKGWGDFEKKMRNSYWTALKMNWKVWTPFQFININFVPVQFRVLFANMVALFWYAYLASVRK, from the exons ATGCCTGTAGCCAGCGTGCCTGTCCGGGACGTCTCCGTGCATACCCGTCTGCTCCAGCAGTATCTGCACCTCCTGAAGAAATACCCCATCCTCACCAAGTCTgtgaccag tgGCATCCTCTCTGCACTAGGAAATCTTCTGTCTCAGGTTTTAGAGCGAAGAAAAAAGGCCAGAAATGGATCAACAGTCGGTGAGATCGATGCAGCCGGAGCCACACGCTATGCCATTTATGG GCTGTTTATAACGGGACCCGTCAGCCATGTCTTctatcagctgatggaggtgtgGATGCCCACCACAGACCCGTACTGTATCATTAAACGTCTCCTCCTGGATCGGCTCTTTTTCGCCCCTGGCTTTTTGCTCCTCTTCTACTTTGTTATGAACATTCTGGAG GCTAAAGGATGGGGAGACTTTGAGAAAAAGATGAGAAACAGCTACTGGACTGCTCTGAAAATGAACTGGAAAGTGTGGACCCCCTTCCAGTTTATAAATATCAACTTTGTGCCCGTTCAG ttcagagTGCTGTTTGCCAACATGGTTGCCTTATTTTGGTATGCCTACCTTGCATCGGTGAGAAAGTGA